From a single Kitasatospora azatica KCTC 9699 genomic region:
- a CDS encoding 50S ribosomal protein L25/general stress protein Ctc — protein sequence MSEIRLAAEPRNEFGKGAARRARRAGFVPGVVYGHGHTPVHLNLPGHDLMMALKTPNALLVVPIEGKDEFVLPKAVQREAIKRTIEHVDLLLVKRGEKVTVEIPVHTEGELAPGGNLVEHVLNALPIEAEATHLPESVTVSIEGLEAGASILAGDIVLPKGTTLNVEADAVVLQIIGAQAAPADEEAEEAAEGAEAPAEA from the coding sequence ATGTCCGAGATCCGCCTTGCCGCTGAGCCCCGCAACGAGTTCGGCAAGGGTGCCGCCCGTCGCGCCCGCCGCGCCGGCTTCGTCCCCGGTGTCGTGTACGGCCACGGCCACACCCCGGTGCACCTGAACCTGCCCGGCCACGACCTCATGATGGCGCTCAAGACCCCGAACGCCCTGCTGGTCGTCCCGATCGAGGGCAAGGACGAGTTCGTCCTGCCGAAGGCCGTGCAGCGCGAGGCCATCAAGCGCACCATCGAGCACGTCGACCTGCTGCTGGTCAAGCGCGGCGAGAAGGTCACCGTCGAGATCCCGGTCCACACCGAGGGCGAGCTGGCCCCCGGCGGCAACCTGGTCGAGCACGTGCTGAACGCGCTGCCGATCGAGGCCGAGGCCACCCACCTGCCCGAGTCGGTCACCGTCTCGATCGAGGGCCTGGAGGCCGGCGCCTCCATCCTGGCCGGCGACATCGTCCTGCCGAAGGGCACCACGCTCAACGTCGAGGCCGACGCCGTCGTGCTGCAGATCATCGGTGCCCAGGCCGCCCCCGCCGACGAGGAGGCCGAGGAGGCCGCCGAGGGCGCTGAGGCTCCGGCCGAGGCCTGA
- the pth gene encoding aminoacyl-tRNA hydrolase: MSDYSGPWLIVGLGNPGEGYARNRHNIGFMVVDLLAQRIGAKFKAHKSRAQIAEGRLVGQRVVLAKPMTFMNLSGGPVTALRDFYKAPTASIVAVHDELDVDYAALRLKLGGGDNGHNGLKSITKSLGPEYYRVRCGVGRPPGRMEVADFVLKDFSSTERKELDWFVDRAADAVEALLTEGLERAQSTYNS; the protein is encoded by the coding sequence ATGAGTGACTACAGCGGTCCATGGCTGATCGTGGGCCTCGGCAACCCGGGCGAGGGCTACGCCCGGAACCGGCACAACATCGGCTTCATGGTGGTCGACCTGCTGGCCCAGCGGATCGGCGCCAAGTTCAAGGCGCACAAGAGCCGGGCCCAGATCGCCGAGGGTCGGCTGGTCGGGCAGCGGGTGGTGCTGGCCAAGCCGATGACCTTCATGAACCTCTCCGGCGGCCCGGTGACCGCGCTGCGCGACTTCTACAAGGCGCCGACCGCCTCGATCGTGGCGGTCCACGACGAGTTGGACGTCGACTACGCGGCCCTGCGGCTCAAGCTGGGCGGCGGCGACAACGGGCACAACGGCCTCAAGTCGATCACCAAGTCGCTCGGCCCCGAGTACTACCGGGTGCGCTGCGGCGTCGGCCGTCCGCCCGGCCGGATGGAGGTCGCCGACTTCGTGCTCAAGGACTTCTCGTCCACCGAGCGCAAGGAGCTGGACTGGTTCGTCGACCGGGCCGCCGACGCCGTCGAGGCGCTGCTGACGGAGGGTCTGGAGCGGGCCCAGAGCACCTACAACTCCTGA
- a CDS encoding SigE family RNA polymerase sigma factor has translation MRQRQVEPDGDPFDTFVAARYASLLRAANLITADPHDAKDLLHDALAQVYPRRGSIREPSATESYVRRTMVRAHVSRWRRRRRETLTALPPELPAPGEPAAVPEPAVTVALRALPPRQRAAVVLRYYLDLSTAQVAEELGCSQATAKTHLARALRTLRISLADQRAEVEHDV, from the coding sequence TTGAGGCAGAGACAGGTCGAACCGGACGGCGATCCGTTCGACACCTTCGTCGCCGCCCGTTACGCCTCGCTGTTGCGGGCGGCCAATCTGATCACCGCGGACCCGCACGACGCCAAGGACCTGCTGCACGACGCGCTCGCCCAGGTGTACCCGCGCCGCGGCTCGATCAGGGAGCCGAGCGCGACCGAGAGCTATGTCCGCCGCACCATGGTGCGCGCGCACGTGTCGAGGTGGCGCCGACGGCGACGGGAGACGCTGACCGCCCTGCCACCCGAGCTCCCCGCACCCGGGGAGCCGGCCGCCGTCCCGGAGCCGGCCGTCACTGTTGCGCTGCGCGCGCTGCCGCCGCGACAGCGCGCGGCCGTGGTGCTCCGCTACTACCTGGACCTGTCGACGGCTCAGGTGGCCGAGGAACTGGGCTGCTCCCAGGCGACCGCCAAGACCCATCTGGCCCGGGCCCTGCGGACGTTGCGGATCAGCCTGGCCGATCAGCGGGCGGAGGTGGAGCATGACGTCTGA